The following nucleotide sequence is from Drosophila takahashii strain IR98-3 E-12201 chromosome 3L, DtakHiC1v2, whole genome shotgun sequence.
TCGAAGCATTTTTCATACCTATTTTTTGGGACTCTTACTTTTTTCTAGCCTATTTAGCCTCGAGGGTAAAATGCTTTTAATCGATCCGCAGAATGAGCAGAAGTATAAAAGCACTGGGCATTGTCTACTGACTATCACAGTTCCAATTGCGATTTAGGCCAAGCAAGTCCATTAGAAACAAACTAAAATGGCTCAGAAACTTACCATCCTCTGCTGCGCCCTCTTGGGTGTGGCTGCTGCCAGTTATATCCCTTACGGTGGATATGACCACGGACACGGAGTGGGATATAGCATCCAGACGCACCACGAGGCTCCCAAGAAATGGCATGATCACCACCAGGATCACCATCAATGGGCAGTTCAGGATCATCACCACCAGCAGTGGGCGCCAGTGGCTTCGCACGACAGCCACCAGCAGTGGAGTCACCACGAGGAGCCCAAACACCACCCTAAGTACGAATTCGACTACGGGGTGAAGGACACCAAGACCGGAGACATCAAGCAGCAGTGGGAGTCCCGAGACGGGGACAAGGTCAAGGGAGGCTACACCATGAAGGAGGCCGATGGTCGTACCCGGATCGTTGAGTACACCGCCGACTCTCACAACGGATTCCAGGCAACCGTGAAGCACGTTGGACATGCGGATCACTTCGAGCACAGCCACGGACATGAACACGAGTacggacatggacatggacatgCCACCAGCTACGCGGAAGTGAAACAGGACACCAGCAGCAAGTGGGAAGACAAGAGCAGCAAGTGGTGGTAAAGGAGCTGACCCAACTGATTGTGCAACTGATTCGGACTAACTAAATTATTGTAAATAGAAAAgagaaaatcataaaaaatagttgTAAGCTAATAAATTGAAGCATAGTGCAAAAAAtgcgaaatatataaaatcgattaaatttagttttctttcCAAATTTATCTATTTAATCACCCAGAAAATTGTGAATAATTTCGTTTAAATCACTGGTGGCGGCAATCTACGCAGCGTGCCGACTCTTGCTTCGTCGGTAAAGGGAGTGAGTTTCAAATTTGATCGACAGTGTTACTTGCTCGCATAtttgtttcatttatttatttattaccttAAAATTAGCAAATATCTGCCAAAATAAACATAGGACCCACCTCATATAAAGTGGAAGGGTGCAAGGACAGGTAAGTTAGGATGTTTGTTACAAAGTAATTAACAGagcaaaatatcaaaaattacaGTTAATTATATTGCGAACATAAAACGCGAAATGGATCATGTAACTGAAAGTTCGTTTTACAAATATCGAGGGCAATAGGTCGAAAGTGCCAAGTAGATCTTACAGGGATGGAAAACCGAATTTGACCAAGAAGATAgcttgaatttaatttgtgcAGGAACATAACACCATGGCAGGTCCGACGATCCTTGAGTGAGGGCAGGTTAAATTAAGgagaaaaaagtattttaaagtatatactTAAAAACACGACGGTATTTTGTTTGTTAAGGCTCAACATTGAATTTTGTTTCACTTTAATCGCTGTAAAAGTTAGACCTTTTCTTTCCCCTTAATTTATATGAGTCAACCACACATTTtccataatttgtttttcataattataccattgtagagggtattataatttcagtcagatgtttgcaacgcagagaaggagacgtttccgaccacataaattatatatattcttgatcagcaccaatagccgagtctatctagccatgtccgtctgtccttctgtccgtttctatgcgaactagtctctcagttttaaagctatcgcgatgaaactttcccaaaagtcttctttctattgcaggtagtacatatgtcggagcaagccggatcggaccactatatcttaaggctcccataggaatatttatagaaatataagaaaattcattgtaactttgtaggaagtaggggttttgattcttgactacttaaaaacaaaatttaaataaatagaaacgctgagtctggaatccctgggactgcaccgagtgagcattcttttatctgcaagggtatataagcttcggctggtcgaaggtagcttcctttcttgttatacccttgcagagggtattatgatttcagtcagaagtttgcaacgcagtgaaggagacgtttccgaccccataaagtatatatattcttgatcagcatcacaatagccgagtcgatctagccatgtccgtctgtccgtctgtccgtctgtccgtctgaccgtctgtccgtctgtccgtccgtctgtccgtctgtctgtttctacgcaaactagtctctcagtttttgagctatcgggacgaaactttcgcaaaagtcttctttctattgcaggtagtatatatgtcggagccgaccggatcggacaactatatcttatagctcccataggaaggatcggaaaaaaaaactttaaaaaattctagcttcggtgttttttgaaatattaccttctacttttggggatgttattatacccgttactcgtagagtaaaagggtatactagattcgtgcaaaagtatgtaacaggtagaaggaagcgtttccgaccctataaactatatatattcttgatcaggatcactagccgagtcgatctagccatgtccgtctgtccgtctgtccgtctgtccgtctgtccgtctgtctgtccgtctgtctgtctgtatgaacgctgagatctcggaaactataaaagctagaagattgacattttgcatgcagattctaggagttcctacgcagcgcaagtttgtttcaaaagggtgccacgccccctctaacgcccacagtcgcttatatacaattttaaaaatttcaatatttcggaaaagtaaaaatgcagtttaatggtgtttatcaatacctatcgaaatgtaaaagaaattttttaaatcggaccattcgttaaaaagttacggcgaatcaaagtttttatcttcatctccttcgcaatttctttagctgagtaacgggtatctgatagtcggggcacccgactatagcgttctctcttgttttttaaatatttctgaatttcgaattaattatttaaaaaatcggactactatatcatatagctgccataggaacgatcggaaaattaatgggaaagtgataggaaataaattctagtttctttgattttttttgtattatcttctactttaggatatgactctttttaaatatttccgaatttcaattttaatttgatcaaaatcggacgactatatcatatagctgccataggaacgatcggaaaattaataagaaatattagaaaattgaacatttttgcgatttgttaattaataggaatgatctgcaagggtatataagcttcggctggccgaagctagcttcctttcttgttttcctttattttaacaatttgttttttattttctttaattgttgatactatcgatagtatcgattgtCACCACCATCGATagccaaaaacatcgatggcgtccactatcgattttttaacaacccTAATAGGAATAATAGTTGGGAAATTCCACGGAACAAAAAACTCAGCAGAATCATTGAAAATGACAAATGGAACGTAGGTTCCCCCGCCAACATTTAAGTTCCCGAAATCCATGCGGAA
It contains:
- the LOC108058087 gene encoding uncharacterized protein, with amino-acid sequence MAQKLTILCCALLGVAAASYIPYGGYDHGHGVGYSIQTHHEAPKKWHDHHQDHHQWAVQDHHHQQWAPVASHDSHQQWSHHEEPKHHPKYEFDYGVKDTKTGDIKQQWESRDGDKVKGGYTMKEADGRTRIVEYTADSHNGFQATVKHVGHADHFEHSHGHEHEYGHGHGHATSYAEVKQDTSSKWEDKSSKWW